The following are from one region of the Halorussus rarus genome:
- a CDS encoding CehA/McbA family metallohydrolase, with protein MLSVELHAHSALSYDGRDSVDLLLEQAAAVGLDALAITDHDEIEASLEAAEKAGDYGLVGITGMEISSAAGHVLGLGITERVPAGLSFGETLDRIHDLGGVAVVPHPYQKSRSGVMANITESELVEADAIEVYNSRLLTGRGNRRAREFAERRGLPQTAGSDAHIGEMVGQAVTRIDADDRSATAILDAILDGRTSVEGKRTPWHVSFRQAAGGAKRRVKNRIGEIL; from the coding sequence GTGCTATCGGTCGAGCTACACGCCCACTCGGCGCTCTCGTACGACGGCCGCGACTCGGTCGACCTGCTGCTCGAGCAGGCCGCCGCCGTCGGACTCGACGCGCTCGCGATTACCGACCACGACGAGATCGAGGCCAGTCTCGAAGCCGCCGAGAAGGCCGGCGACTACGGGCTGGTGGGCATCACGGGCATGGAGATCAGCTCCGCGGCGGGCCACGTCCTCGGGCTGGGCATCACCGAGCGCGTGCCCGCCGGCCTGTCGTTCGGGGAGACGCTCGACCGCATCCACGACCTCGGTGGGGTGGCCGTCGTGCCCCACCCGTACCAGAAGTCCCGGAGCGGCGTGATGGCCAACATCACCGAGTCGGAGCTCGTGGAGGCCGACGCCATCGAGGTGTACAACTCCCGGCTGCTGACCGGCCGTGGCAACCGGCGGGCCAGGGAGTTCGCCGAGCGCCGCGGGCTGCCCCAGACCGCCGGCAGCGACGCCCACATCGGCGAGATGGTCGGCCAGGCCGTCACCCGCATCGACGCCGACGACCGGAGCGCGACGGCGATACTCGACGCCATCCTCGACGGCCGGACCAGCGTCGAGGGCAAGCGCACCCCCTGGCACGTGAGCTTCCGCCAGGCCGCGGGCGGCGCCAAGCGCCGGGTGAAGAACCGGATCGGCGAGATCCTCTGA